The following coding sequences lie in one Vidua chalybeata isolate OUT-0048 chromosome 16, bVidCha1 merged haplotype, whole genome shotgun sequence genomic window:
- the SYNGR3 gene encoding synaptogyrin-3, translating into MEGASFGAGRAGGAIDPVDFLKQPQTLLRVTTWIFSIVVFGSIVNECYVNKDSQHPELLCIFNENESACSYGIAVGVIAFFGCIFFFVVDLYFQQISSVKDRKRAVLLDLGFSGFLAFLWFVAFCFLANQWQRTTLTRGFSQGADAARAAITFSFFSIIIWVVLALRALQRYRLGTDMSLFATEQFGTDPSASYPGYPGGSGVESTETYQSPPFTETLEPNPKGYQVPAY; encoded by the exons ATGGAAGGAGCGTCCTTCggagcgggccgggccgggggggccATCGACCCCGTGGATTTCCTCAAGCAGCCGCAGACCCTCCTCCGGGTGACCACCTGG ATCTTCTCCATCGTGGTGTTCGGCTCCATCGTCAACGAGTGCTACGTGAACAAGGACAGCCAGCACCCCGAGCTGCTCTGCATCTTCAACGAGAATGAGAGTGCCTGCAGCTACGGCATCGCCGTGGGCGTCATCGCCTTCTTCGGCTGCATCTTCTTCTTCGTGGTGGACCTGTACTTCCAGCAGATCAGCAGCGTCAAGGACCGCAAACGGGCCGTGCTGCTGGACCTGGGCTTCTCAG GTTTCCTGGCCTTCCTGTGGTTTGTAGCCTTCTGCTTCCTGGCAAACCAGTGGCAGAGGACGACGCTGACCAGGGGCTTCTCGCAGGGCGCCGACGCCGCGCGGGCGGCCAtcaccttctccttcttctccatcATCATCTGG GTGGTGCTGGCTCTGCGGGCGCTGCAGCGGTACCGCCTGGGCACGGACATGTCCCTGTTCGCCACCGAGCAGTTCGGCACCGACCCCAGCGCCTCCTACCCCGGCTACCCCGGCGGCAGCGGCGTGGAGAGCACGGAGACCTACCAGAGCCCCCCCTTCACCGAGACCTTAGAGCCCAACCCCAAAGGTTACCAAGTGCCAGCGTACTGA